The nucleotide sequence ACTCAAACGGTATTCATTAATAAGCATTGTTTGGTGAGACAGCCACATTTTCCATGCCTGCTTTGAAATATGATTAAAAATTCGCTCACCCAAGGGGCCAGGAAACGGCGCTTTATCTAATCCTTCGGCTTCCTGGTTTAATTTTGCGCAAAAAACATGTCTTGTCATAAGGGCCTTGACTCAAAATTGGTAAGAAGTCGATTATGCGGCAATGCTATTCTATCGGCAATGCTAATGATTAATCAGCACGGCATTTAGCTTGCGCCAGCATAATATGCTGCGAAAGCAATTGTTCTTGCTCCGCATTTAAATCTTCGAATTGTACCGCTGTCCGGTATTGAGTTTCACTATGGTATTGACTGTAAACAACGACTGCATCCAGCACAACAGGAATCATCTTGGGTTTCGTGTAAATGACGACTTTCATGTGCGTTTTTTCTTTAACCCGATCTTTGGTTTTAAACGACATGCCACCTAAACTAATATTGACTTTACGCAGGTGAATTTTATCGCCAATTAAAAGATGACGGGCAAGGTAATCAATTTTGGCGTTGATTAAATTTAAATAATGGGCCAGTGCTGGTTCCTGCAATGCAAGCGATTGAGTGAGCTCGGCCAACTCATAATCCAGACTTTGGAAGTATTGGGTGGTTTCCAGGTAGCGTTT is from Legionella donaldsonii and encodes:
- a CDS encoding oxidative damage protection protein, coding for MTRHVFCAKLNQEAEGLDKAPFPGPLGERIFNHISKQAWKMWLSHQTMLINEYRLSLIDPKAREFLHDEMQKYFFGEGSAIPSGFVPKEEG
- a CDS encoding PilZ domain-containing protein; the encoded protein is MPVHERRQHFRIEDQVYFDYKIITSGEVCSDKSITEELLGQNGKRYLETTQYFQSLDYELAELTQSLALQEPALAHYLNLINAKIDYLARHLLIGDKIHLRKVNISLGGMSFKTKDRVKEKTHMKVVIYTKPKMIPVVLDAVVVYSQYHSETQYRTAVQFEDLNAEQEQLLSQHIMLAQAKCRAD